A genomic region of Colletotrichum destructivum chromosome 1, complete sequence contains the following coding sequences:
- a CDS encoding Putative tricarboxylate/iron carrier, with amino-acid sequence MSASLPGGRELPASQHDLSTYWGRVRHNMGLTDPSTLLVGGTGLEQAKSLLTDYKQGKIPFMTPDLWKAKKVVDSTLHPDTGEPVLLPFRMSAYVLTNLVVTAGMLQPGLGTAGTIAWQIINQSLNVAINSANANKSSPLSWRKLGESYAMAVSVSCGVAVGLNKLVPRLRNLTPATRTTLTRLVPFAAVASAGFLNVLLMRGEEMRTGIDVFPVLSDAERARKEKEEGAGAGQTQSLGRSKKAAQIAVGETAASRVFNSTPIMVIPPLVLVRLQQQQWLKQRPRLTVPVNLGLILVTSYAVLPLALAVFPQRQTISADKLEPEFHGRGGADGLVVFNRGL; translated from the exons ATGtcggcctccctccccgGTGGCCGCGAGCTGCCCGCCTCCCAACATGACCTCAGCACATACTGGGGTCGCGTACGACACAACATGGGCCTAACGGATCCGAG caccctcctcgtcggcggcaccggaCTCGAGCAAGCGAAGTCCCTTCTCACCGACTACAAGCAAGGAAAGATCCCGTTCATGACCCCCGACCTCtggaaggccaagaaggtcgTCGACTCGACCCTCCACCCAG ATACTGGCGAACCTgtcctccttcccttccgcATGTCCGCCTATGTGCTGACCAACCTGGTCGTCACGGCCGGCATGCTCCAGCCGGGCCTTGGA ACAGCGGGTACGATTGCGTGGCAGATCATCAACCAGTCCCTCAACGTTGCCATCAACTCGGCGAACGCGAATAAgtcttcccccctctcctggCGCAAGCTAGGCGAGTCGTACGCCATGGCGGTTTCCGTCTCGTGcggtgtcgccgtcggcctgaACAAACTTGTGCCGCGCCTGCGCAACCTCACCCCGGCCACCCGCACGACCCTCACCCGCCTCGTGCcctttgccgccgtcgcctcggccggtTTCCTCAACGTCCTCCTGATGCGCGGCGAAGAGATGCGCACCGGCATCGACGTCTTCCCCGTTctctccgacgccgagcgcgcgcgcaaggaaaaggaggagggcgccggcgccggccagaCCCAGTCCCTCGGCCGTAGCAAAAAGGCGGCTCAGATCGCTGTCGGCGAAACCGCCGCCAGCCGCGTCTTCAACTCAACGCCCATCATGGTCATTCCGCCCTTGGTTCTCGTCCGTCTGCAACAGCAACAGTGGCTGAAGCAGCGCCCACGCCTGACTGTGCCCGTCAACCTCGGTCTCATCCTGGTGACGAGCTACGCAGTCCTCCCGCTGGCTCTGGCCGTCTTCCCCCAGCGGCAGACCATCAGCGCCGACAAGTTGGAGCCCGAATTCCACGGCCGCGGTGGGgctgacggcctcgtcgtgtTCAACAGGGGCTTATAG
- a CDS encoding Putative NmrA-like domain, NAD(P)-binding domain superfamily, with protein MAYQKILLLGSTGSLGTKVLEALIANGSFEVAVLLRKALPETPSGVKATVVDFDSADALTASMRGQDVVIDATAAADPQVSIRLMDAAASAGVKRFIPSEFGIDYTNRKVRSLPVFQGKDAAMQHLQKLADDGRLSFTAISNYAFLDWGLWTGFLNIDLANKKVDLMNDGSVRMYCTVLSSVATAVVTSILKSEETKNRVCCIYNVHKSQAELAALAQEALGAEGWQTTSTDMDKAFDNARAKWSSGHISPQVAGDIIRYAASTPGFVEILEHDDNDLLNVGPLTDEELKQVIKEVYLQVKAT; from the exons ATGGCTTACCAAAAAATTCTTCTCCTCGGA TCTACCGGAAGCCTCGGCACCAAGGTTCTCGAGGCTCTTATTGCTAACGGTAGCTTTGAGGTTGCTGTGCTTCTTCGTAAAGCCCTGCCGGAGACTCCATCGGGTGTCAAGGCGACCGTGGTGGATTTCGACTCTGCCGATGCCTTAACCGCCTCCATGAGGGGACAAGACGTTGTCATCGATGCAACTGCGGCAGCAGACCCCCAGGTATCCATACGCCTGATGGATGCCGCGGCCAGCGCCGGCGTCAAGCGCTTCATCCCCTCCGAGTTCGGCATCGACTATACAAATCGCAAAGTACGGTCGCTGCCGGTATTCCAAGGAAAGGACGCCGCAATGCAGCATCTTCAGAAGCTTGCGGACGATGGCAGGCTCTCCTTCACAGCGATCTCGAACTATGCCTTTTTGGACTGGGGTCTCTGGACGGGCTTCTTGAACATCGATTTGGCGAACAAAAAGGTGGACCTGATGAACGACGGCAGCGTCCGGATGTATTGCACCGTTCTTTCCTCTGTGGCAACCGCAGTTGTCACCTCCATCCTCAAGTCGGAAGAGACGAAGAACCGCGTCTGTTGTATCTACAACGTCCACAAGAGCCAGGCGGAGTTAGCGGCTTTGGCGCAGGAAGCCTTGGGTGCTGAGGGTTGGCAGACGACGAGCACGGATATGGACAAGGCTTTCGACAATGCGCGCGCGAAGTGGTCTTCCGGCCACATCTCACCCCAAGTCGCCGGCGACATAATTCGTTACGCGGCCTCGACTCCAGGATTtgtcgagatcctcgagcaCGATGACAACGATCTTCTTAACGTCGGTCCTCTGACCGACGAAGAGTTGAAGCAGGTCATCAAGGAAGTCTACCTGCAGGTCAAGGCGACCTGA
- a CDS encoding Putative short-chain dehydrogenase/reductase SDR, NAD(P)-binding domain superfamily — translation MVRFNTDTDLPDLTGKVILVTGGNVGLGKETITQFSKHNPAHIYLAARNESKALAAIQDIKKTVPNAAPITFLEVDLTSFESVKRAASEFRSKSETLHILVNNAGIMAWPPGTTKEGYEIQFGTNHMGHALLTKLLLPTLQHTAKTGPDKDVRIVSLSSMAESWVPSDLYNFADLKTDMASVGTWARYGASKVANIHHAKALAKRYPEIRCVAVHPGAVSTNLVSGPAASWPIIKPLIGFASWLAFSSVSNGAKNQIWASVSPDAETGVFYWPVGVKGRDSKHAKDEDLSEKLWEWTEKELEAYA, via the coding sequence ATGGTGCGCTTCAACACGGATACGGATCTCCCTGATCTTACCGGCAAGGTCATTCTCGTCACCGGGGGcaacgtcggcctcggcaaggagACCATCACCCAGTTCAGCAAACACAACCCTGCCCACATCTATCTCGCCGCCAGGAACGAGTCCAAggccctggccgccatcCAAGACATCAAAAAGACAGTGCCCAATGCCGCCCCCATCACcttcctcgaggtcgacctgACGTCGTTCGAGAGCGTCAAACGCGCCGCCAGCGAGTTCCGGTCCAAGTCCGAGACGCTGCacatcctcgtcaacaacgcGGGCATCATGGCCTGGCCGCCCGGCACCACCAAGGAGGGGTACGAGATCCAGTTCGGCACAAACCACATGGGCCACGCCCTCTTGaccaagctgctgctgcccacCCTGCAGCACACCGCCAAGACCGGCCCGGATAAGGATGTGCGCATCGTCTCGCTTtcctccatggccgagaGCTGGGTCCCCAGCGACCTCTACAACTTCGCCGACCTCAAGACCGACATGGCATCGGTCGGGACCTGGGCCCGATACGGCGCCTCCAAGGTCGCCAACATCCACCATGCCAAAGCGCTCGCCAAGCGGTACCCCGAGATCCGCTGCGTGGCCGTCCACCCGGGCGCTGTGAGCACGAACCTTGTCAGCGGTCCCGCCGCCAGCTGGCCCATCATCAAGCCCCTCATCGGCTTCGCCTCGTGGCTCGCcttctcgtccgtctccAACGGCGCCAAGAACCAGATCTGGGCCTCGGTCAGCCCAGACGCTGAAACCGGCGTCTTCTACTGGCCGGTGGGTGTCAAGGGAAGGGACTCCAAGCACGCaaaggacgaggacctgaGCGAGAAGCTGTGGGAGTGGACTGAGAAGGAGCTGGAAGCGTATGCTTGA
- a CDS encoding Putative major facilitator, sugar transporter, major facilitator superfamily, with product MATHHDGYEAEKVDSNAKHLELSADSQLAQAADFEDHELGIWKSLVRYPWASAWCVYACWTIILLSFDVQAAGAVVGIPEFRKDFGYAFEGDYVLPAVWQSSFSGAPVATAVISSIASAELADLIGRKKVLALALLISFVAVTIEFIATTNAVFFAGKLLNGLMVGAVGTIMVSYIGEITPLALRGIFTCGVGVAYGIGPLVAFIVINYTGTVQSRWAYRTVFCCQFGFAGVAAILWPFMPESPWWLVSKGKKEEALKSLGRLGHTGNEGRAKLALIERTLEEVREETEGVTYVECFKKSNLRRTIISIMPLIIQAFSGIAWVAGYFTYYLQLAGYSTSMSYQLQIAQPVLSIVGNLMAAAVIDRVGRRNLTFYGLGILTAFLLITGGLGTGTTQPMIKGTVAFILIYSWWYNVSIGSTAFSLLAETSTSRLRAKTVAIGYASQNSINVMWQFVIPYMFNPDKANLGAKIAFIFGGLCFFSLLYLWYFQPETGGRSYEELDEMFKRGVPARKFKTYKSTMQIRNEAAAQGVGH from the exons ATGGCTACCCACCACGACGGCTATGAAGCCGAAAAAGTCGACTCCAACGCCAAGCACCTCGAACTGAGCGCCGACTCCCAGCTGGCCCAGGCGGCCGACTTTGAAGACCACGAGCTGGGCATCTGGAAGTCCTTGGTCCGCTACCCGTGGGCGTCCGCCTGGTGCGTCTACGCCTGCTGgaccatcatcctcctcagcTTCGACGTACAGGCGGCcggggccgtcgtcggcatcccCGAGTTCCGCAAGGACTTTGGATACGCTTTCGAGGGCGACTACGTGCTCCCGGCCGTGTGGCAATCTTCCTTCAGCGGCGCCCCCGTCGCAAC CGCCGTCATCTCGTCTATTGCCTCGGCCGAGTTGGCGGACTTGATCGGGAGAAAAAaggtcctcgccctcgcccttctcaTATCCTTCGTCGCCGTTACCATTGAGTTCATCGCCACCACCAATGCCGTGTTTTTTGCCGGAAAACTCCTCAATGGACTCATGGTTGGCGCTGTCGGCACGATCATGGTCTCTTATATCGGCGAGATCACCCCCCTGGCCCTGCGCGGCATCTTCACCTGCGGCGTTGGCGTAGCGTACGGCATCGGCCCCTTGGTCGCtttcatcgtcatcaactACACGGGGACGGTCCAGTCTCGCTGGGCGTACCGTACGGTCTTCTGCTGTCAGTTCGGCTTTGCAGGAGTTGCGGCCATTCTGTGGCCATTCATGCCCGA GTCCCCGTGGTGGCTCGTCTcaaagggaaagaaagaagaagcccTTAAGAGTCTAGGCAGACTTGGCCACACCGGCAACGAAGGAAGAGCGAAGCTTGCTCTCATCGAACGCACGTTGGAAGAGGTCCGCGAGGAGACGGAAGGCGTCACGTATGTGGAGTGCTTCAAGAAGTCCAACCTGCGGCGAACAATCATCAGCATCATGCCCTTGATCATCCAGGCTTTCAGCGGCATCGCATGG GTTGCCGGCTACTTCACTTACTATCTTCAACTCGCTGGCTACTCTACCTCAATGAGCTACCAGCTACAGATTGCCCAGCCCGTTCTCTCCATTGTTGGCAACCTGATGGCTGCCGCTGTCATTGACAGAGTAGGCCGGAGAAACCTCACGTTCTACGGCCTGGGCATCCTCACGGCGTTCCTCCTCATCACGGGAGGGCTAGGGACAGGCACCACTCAGCCCATGATCAAGGGAACCGTGGCTTTCATCCTCATCTACAGCTGGTGGTACAACGTCTCCATCGGGTCGACCgccttctctctccttgCCGAAACCTCGACGTCGCGACTCCGGGCCAAGACCGTCGCCATCGGGTACGCGTCGCAGAACTCGATCAACGTCATGTGGCAGTTTGTGATCCCTTACATGTTCAACCCGGACAAGGCCAACCTGGGCGCCAAGATCGCCTTCATCTTTGGCGGGCtgtgcttcttctcgcttcTCTACCTCTGGTACTTCCAGCCCGAGACCGGCGGCCGCTCGTACGAAGAGCTCGATGAGATGTTCAAGAGGGGCGTTCCGGCCAGGAAGTTCAAGACGTACAAGTCCACCATGCAGATACGGAACGAGGCCGCTGCGCAAGGTGTCGGTCATTGA
- a CDS encoding Putative short-chain dehydrogenase/reductase SDR, NAD(P)-binding domain superfamily, translated as MSSPPSMLSRSVSGRHEELFRALRSFQALEVLARRGWPRFILSVLLGMAAIRRASSLLSLAALNNFTRDKYDWRRELVVVTGGSGGLGDGLVRKLAKNCVKVVSLDIVPPKDPLPSNAYFYKTDITSSTSVKEAADQIRQDHGEPTVLVNNAAVMPIASILDETEEQIRRVFDVNIVASFLLIKEFIPSMIRNNHGHVVNIASMASFVTGANNVDYACSKAGTLALHEGLTQELRHRYKAPKVRTSIVHPTYIRTALIEKVHAAGPFKSELLEPEPVVDAIFKQIMSGRSGHVYLPEKQRRIVGARGWPFWAQEALRNTQKDVLLH; from the exons ATGTCTTCTCCGCCAAGTATGCTGTCCCGTAGCGTGTCCGGGAGGCACGAGGAGCTGTTCCGGGCTTTGAGATCCTTCCAGGCCCTGGAGGTGTTGGCCCGGCGGGGCTGGCCCCGGTTCATCCTGTCCGTCTTGCTGGGCATGGCGGCCATCAGACGGGCGAGCAGCCTGCTGAGCCTCGCCGCTCTCAACAACTTCACGCGAGACAAGTACGACTGGAGGCGGGAGCTGGTGGTCGTCACCGGCGGTTccggcggcctcggggaTGGACTTGTCCGGAAGCTGGCAAAGAACTGTGTCAAGGTAGTCAGTCTCGACATCGTTCCGCCAAAGGACCCGCTGC CGTCCAACGCGTACTTTTACAAAACGGACATCACAAGTTCCACGTCCGTCAAGGAAGCCGCAGACCAGATTCGCCAGGATCATGGCGAGCCAACGGTGCTCGTCAACAACGCGGCAGTCATGCCGATAGCGtccatcctcgacgagaccgaggagCAGATCCGTCGAGTGTTTGACGTCAACATCGTGGCCAGCTTCCTGCTGATCAAGGAGTTCATCCCCTCCATGATCAGGAACAACCATGGCCACGTCGTCAACATTGCGAGCATGGCAAGCTTCGTCACCGGCGCGAACAACGTGGACTACGCGTGTTCGAAGGCCGGCACCCTGGCCCTGCACGAGGGCTTGACGCAGGAGTTGCGCCATCGCTACAAGGCGCCGAAAGTGCGCACGAG CATTGTTCACCCAACCTACATCAGAACAGCCCTGATCGAGAAGGTTCACGCCGCGGGGCCCTTCAAGTCGGAACTACTGGAGCCCGAACCTGTCGTGGATGCCATTTTCAAACAGATCATGTCTGGGCGCAGCGGCCATGTGTATCTGCCGGAAAAGCAACGCAGAATTGTCGGGGCGCGAGGTTGGCCCTTTTGGGCTCAGGAGGCGCTGAGAAACACACAGAAGGATGTTCTTTTGCATTAG
- a CDS encoding Putative xaa-Pro dipeptidyl-peptidase-like domain, alpha/Beta hydrolase — protein sequence MGYTIEDAFIPSSRDGCKIAISIYKPDGVKRPMPTVVMAHGIGAIKAAGLSPFASEFTSEGYAAITFDYVGFGESEGTPRNVLDVRRQLQDFRDVVRWARDPEQGGWVDAARLVAWGSSFGGMHTTALMAEDHGLAAGIAQCPLVDGRAGAMKMPLGRSLRLAAAAVADIVGAYLLGAREPRYVDLVSDGSTTAVMASKEAAEGWARLTPRHGEEWPNIIAGRSLLNIMMSRPLLQVHKSARPYLIVLPTWDHEASLDAAEECVRRAPLGECLRVEGGHFDLYEGGVAYEKNIAGQKLFLRRVLRQGTATG from the coding sequence ATGGGATACACCATAGAAGACGCGTTCATCCCGTCAAGCCGCGACGGGTGCAAGATTGCAATCTCCATCTACAAGCCCGACGGGGTCAAACGACCGATGCCGACGGTCGTGATGGCGCACGGCATCGGGGCCATCAAGGCGGCCGGCCTGTCCCCGTTCGCGAGCGAGTTCACCTCGGAGGGCTACGCCGCCATCACGTTCGACTACGTCGGCTTCGGGGAGAGTGAGGGCACGCCGCGGAACGTGCTCGATGTGCGGCGCCAGCTCCAGGACTTCCGGGACGTCGTGCGCTGGGCGCGCGACCCCGAGCAGGGCGGctgggtcgacgccgcccgcctcgtcgcGTGGGGCAGCAGCTTCGGCGGCATGCACACCACGGCCCTGATGGCCGAGGACCAcgggctggcggcgggcATCGCGCAGTGTCCCCTCGTGGACGGGCGCGCCGGCGCGATGAAGATGCCCCTGGGCCGGTCCCTGAGgctggccgccgcggccgtcgccgacatcgtGGGGGCGTACTTGCTGGGCGCCAGGGAGCCGCGGTACGTGGACCTGGTCAGCGACGGCTCGACCACGGCGGTCATGGCCtcgaaggaggcggcggagggctGGGCCCGCTTGACGCCCAGGCACGGTGAGGAGTGGCCGAATATCATCGCCGGGCGCTCCCTGCTGAACATCATGATGTCTCGGCCGCTGCTCCAGGTTCACAAGAGCGCGCGCCCGTACCTGATCGTTCTGCCGACATGGGATCACGAGGCGTCGTTGGACGCTGCCGAGGAATGCGTGAGGCGGGCGCCTCTAGGTGAGTGCTTGAGGGTCGAAGGCGGGCACTTCGACTTGTACGAGGGCGGTGTTGCGTACGAGAAGAACATTGCAGGCCAGAAACTCTTTTTACGACGAGTTTTGCGTCAGGGGACCGCCACGGGGTGA
- a CDS encoding Putative glycoside hydrolase, family 5, glycoside hydrolase superfamily yields the protein MVSKTFTLLGYAAAAVARGVAISGGDFGCETDGSCPLGKVQLPLSSLGGGDGEGQMNHFVQTSKLNMFRLPVSWQFLVNNQPGGQLDAKNVGRYDQVMQKCLATGAHCMIDIHNFARWDGGIIGQGGPTDDQFVSLWTQLAQRYKADERVVFELMNEPHDLDVALWAATCQKAVAAIRRAGAASQMILLPGTNFNSAEFFVSSGSADALAAITNPDGSTDNLVLDVHKYLDENNSGTHKLCTTDNVESFRKVAEFLRSKGRKGLVSETGASSDASCFTSFCAQNTFINQNSDVFIGLVGWAAGSFDTNYVLSLTPKKSGNGGYVDNDLMKQCVLDTWANTEQNVSAPATSESQSQPAVSATPTKASSSAPTAIPVTAPARSSEEQGIAPPTTMVSMPSTLLVDPSTPTPPTPTGSRRNGTTTTRPPSVPTAAGSRMETGGAFLGLGLVLALLL from the exons ATGGTCTCAAAGACATTTACACTTTTGGGGtatgcggcggcggcggtcgccAGG GGAGTCGCGATATCTGGCGGAGACTTTGGTTGCGAGACGGAC GGAAGTTGTCCCCTGGGCAAGGTCCAGCTACCTCTCAGCTCACTCGGAGGTGGTGACGGAGAAGGCCAGATGAACCATTTTGTTCAGACCAGCAAGCTCAACATGTTCCGATTGC CCGTGAGCTGGCAgttcctcgtcaacaaccAACCCGGCGGACAGCTCGACGCCAAGAACGTCGGCCGCTACGACCAGGTCATGCAGAAGTGCCTCGCGACGGGCGCCCACTGCATGATCGACATCCACAACTTCGCACGGTGggacggcggcatcatcggccaGGGCGGACCGACCGACGACCAGTTCGTCTCGCTGTGGACGCAGCTCGCGCAGCGGTacaaggccgacgagagggtcgtcttcgagctcATGAACGAGCCgcacgacctcgacgtcgccctctGGGCCGCGACCTGCcagaaggccgtcgccgccatccgccgcgccggcgccgcgtcCCAGATGATCCTGCTGCCCGGCACCAACTTCAACTCGGCCGAGTTCTTCgtcagcagcggcagcgccgacgccctcgccgccatcacgaACCCCGACGGCTCGACCGacaacctcgtcctcgacgtccacaagtacctcgacgagaacaaCAGCGGCACCCACAAGCTGTGCACGACCGACAACGTCGAGAGCTTCAGGAAGGTGGCCGAATTCCTCAGGTCCAAGGGCCGCAAGGGGCTGGTGAGCGAGACGGGCGCCTCGAGCGATGCCTCG TGCTTCACGAGCTTCTGCGCCCAAAACACCTTCATCAACCAGAACTCAGACGTCTTCATCGGTCTCGTCGGATGGGCCGCCGGCAGCTTCGACACCAACTACGTCCTCAGCCTTACGCCCAAGAAATCCGGCAACGGCGGGTACGTCGACAACGACCTGATGAAGCAGTGCGTGCTCGACACGTGGGCGAACACGGAGCAGAACGTGTCGGCCCCGGCCACGTCCGAGTCCCAGTCTCAGCCTGCCGTTTCCGCGACGCCCACCAAGGCGTCGAGCTCCGCGCCCACTGCGATCCCGGTCACGGCGCCCGCGAGGAGCAGCGAGGAGCAGGGCATCGCTCCCCCGACGACCATGGTCAGCATGCCGAGCACGCTGCTGGTAGACCCGtccacgccgacgccgccgacgccaaccgGTTCCCGGAGAAACGGGACGACGACCACGCGCCCGCCCTCCGTGCCAACGGCTGCGGGGTCGCGGAtggagacgggcggcgccTTTTTGGGTCTTGGTCTAGTGCTCGCCCTGCTTCTGTGA
- a CDS encoding Putative glyoxalase/Bleomycin resistance protein/Dihydroxybiphenyl dioxygenase has product MATSDDQSSSSPLLDHIVILLPHQVLASLPSWISSEFTILTGGRHADGRTENKLVIFADGTYLELISFVEGLGKEERLKHKWGPKPDGTVIDWAYSLKEESGFAAIQERVREAQSAAIYDDPVPGGRIRPDGTELKWAVALPAGAGDGAGSDGAVERGELPFWCFDRTPRELRVPNHVAENTRHPSGALGVHSLAVDVDREELKRAYAGINGRAGEGDDGGRWAFDVPVRQFDDPRHLHVETVSGERGPSIRLSLYTAAGTPKRTIAGDLGGGVSVAIDLVPVSGGSS; this is encoded by the coding sequence ATGGCCACGTCGGATGACCagagctcgagctcgcccctcctcgaccacatcgtcatcctcctcccccaccaagtcctcgcctccctcccctcctggATCTCATCCGAGTTCACCATCCTCACGGGAGGCCGccacgccgacggccgcacCGAGAACaagctcgtcatcttcgccgacggcacctACCTCGAGCTCATCTccttcgtcgagggcctcggcaaAGAAGAGCGCCTGAAGCACAAGTGGGGTCCGAAACCGGACGGCACCGTCATTGACTGGGCGTACTCTCTCAAGGAGGAATCCGGCTTCGCCGCGATCCAGGAGCGCGTGCGTGAAGCTCAGTCCGCAGCTATCTACGACGACCCAGTTCCGGGGGGAAGAATCCGACCGGACGGCACGGAGCTGAAGTGGGCCGTGGCGctcccggccggcgccggcgacggggctGGGTCGGACGGAGCGGTGGAGAGGGGCGAGCTGCCGTTCTGGTGCTTCGACCGCACGCCGCGGGAGCTGCGCGTGCCCAACCACGTCGCGGAAAACACGAGGCACCCGAGTGGCGCGCTCGGCGTCCACTCCCTGGCCGTGGACGTGGACCGGGAGGAGCTCAAGAGGGCGTACGCCGGGATCAACGGCCGTGCCGgggagggcgacgacggcggccggtgGGCGTTTGACGTGCCCGTCCGCCAGTTCGACGACCCGAGACACCTTCACGTCGAGACGGTTTCTGGCGAGCGAGGCCCGTCGATCCGCCTTTCCCTGTacacggcggcggggacgcCGAAGCGGACCATCGcgggcgacctcggcggcggcgtctctGTTGCCATCGACCTGGTCCCCGTTTCCGGGGGTTCCTCTTGA
- a CDS encoding Putative short-chain dehydrogenase/reductase SDR, NAD(P)-binding domain superfamily has product MPQEIPTASRLLDLFSLKGKVVVVTGASGPRGMGIEAARGCAEMGADLAITYSSRKEGAEKNAAELEKEYGVKVKIYKLNVSDYNDVEKTTKQIIADFGKIDAFIANAGATADSGVIDGSKEAWDHVIQIDLNGTAYCAKAVGAHFRERGTGSFVITASMSGHIANYPQEQTSYNVAKAGCIHMARSLANEWRDFARVNSISPGYIDTGLSDFVAKETQELWKSMIPMGRNGDAKELKGAYVYLVSDASTYTTGADIVIDGGYTCR; this is encoded by the exons ATGCCTCAGGAAATCCCCACCGCCTCCCGCCTCCTGGACCTCTTCAGCCTCAagggcaaggtcgtcgtcgtcaccggcgcCTCCGGCCCCCGCGGCATGGGCATTGAGGCCGCCCGTGGCTGCGCCGAGATGGGCGCCGACCTGGCCATCACCTACTCCTCCCGCAAGGAGGgcgccgagaagaacgccgccgagctcgagaaggagtacggcgtcaaggtcaagATCTACAAGCTCAACGTGAGCGACTacaacgacgtcgagaagACCACCAAGCAGATCATTGCCGACTTTGGCAAGATTGATGCCTTTATCGCCAA CGCTGGTGCCACTGCCGACAGCGGTGTCATCGACGGTTCCAAGGAGGCCTGGGACCACGTCATCCAGATCGACCTCAACGGCACCGCCTACTgcgccaaggccgtcggcgcccacTTCCGCGAGCGCGGCACCGGCTCCTTCGTCATCACGGCCTCCATGTCCGGCCACATCGCCAACTACCCGCAGGAGCAGACCTCGTAcaacgtcgccaaggccggctGCATCCACATGGCCCGCTCGCTCGCCAACGAGTGGCGCGACTTTGCCCGCGTCAACTCCATCTCCCCCGGCTACATCGACACGGGCCTGTCCGActtcgtcgccaaggagaCCCAGGAACTGTGGAAGAGCATGATCCCCATGGGCCgcaacggcgacgccaaggagctcaagggcgCCTACGTCTACCTCGTCTCCGACGCCAGCACCTACACCACCGGTGCCGACATCGTCATTGACGGCGGTTACACCTGCCGGTAg